ACTATTCAGTTCTGTGTTCAGAATCGATCTTGGGAGTGTGCTGCCACTGATGCACAGGATGAGCATCCTTTCTATTGTTTACAAAggtactgttttccttttctgtcactgAAGGCATCAAATCATGCTATGGGAGAAAAAGATCCAGCTGACAAGAGAGGTGCGTGCAGCGGTGGATTCTGAGACAGGACAAGGTGAAATCCAAGCCATGAGAACAGAGATTCACAGGATGCAAGTAAGCCACTGGGAAAGAGGACTGAGGAGGGGAAGCTGCACACAACGTATTCAGCTTTGGAGTTGCTGAAACATAAGGCAGGAGATGAGAAACAGGCTGGAGAAGTACCATCTTCAAGGCCATAGCAGCATTGGTAGTCTTACCACCCTGCAGCTAGATTCAGTTAAACACACCCAGCATGCATGCAGTCTATGTGTTCCTTGTGCATGCTATGTAATAGGCTGCAGCAGTATCTAGATATACCTGAGAAATCTATTTAAAGTGTAATCTGTCTGCCACCTTATTCTGTGACCCCAATTTATAAGCAAAGAAATATTGATTACTAAATATTGCATCATCTTAATCACTGGTCAGGGGAAGTCTTCTATCTTCTGGCAAAGCAACTCTTCCCCTTCATTCTCGGGATACTTCTGCgcttctgcttttgctgttgctAATGAGTTCCAGtgaaacattttgaagattACTTAGATGAGTTGATAATCCAGTCCTCTGCCTTCCAGATCCACACAGGGCAAACCAGGTTTGGATTTAGAGCAAATTTAGCTTGCTAACGCTCACATGTCACATGTTATCTGGTTTGTGTTGATGGGATGTGCCACACAGAAGGCATCGGTTAGGTGCCAtttgtaaatattaattattttcagccTATTTTATATCTTGACAAATGGCAGGTCCGCTATGGCCAGCTGAtgaagcagcaggagaagaTGATTCGTGATATGGAGGCATCTGTTTCTCGTAGAGAGGAGATAGCGATTCGTGGAGAGGGCCAGAACAAAACAGATAAGAAACGGCTCACCAAGAGCGACTTCCACCGCAAGAAACAGGAGCTGAGAAAGAAGATCAATGAAACCCAGAAGGTGAGAAAGTAAAGCAGGGCTGCGAGAGTTCATGTAGCCTGTATTTGCCTTGTAATGAGCACCAGCGCGCACTTAGCACAGACACACAGGGTGTCAGTACCCAGACCCTGCACCTGTACAGGTACAGCACTGCACAGGGTACAGGCTTtggaaacttattttttaaaaaaaaaaaaaaaaaaagctctgggAAGATGGTTGGGAATGCAGCTGAACTGCAGAACCAGAATCTgccatttccttctcttccactTGCTAGAACACTCAAGACTGCAACAAAACCATCCTGGAGCTGGAGACCACCCAAGCGTCCCTTAGTGCCACCttgtcagaaaagcagcaagaattGTGCAGACTGCAGGCTGAGTCTGATGGCCTTGATTCAGATGCAGAATGTCTTCAGAACAAGAAACGATGGGTGAGCACCTCTGCTTCCTTGCAGCGTGTGAGCCAAATAGaacctgctgctttcttctgttgcCAGCTCCCTGTCTCTTTGTCTCTCCACTATCCTGAACTGGGCATGCTCGGCATGTAATTTGAGCAACACTTTAAGTTAGCTGAGCACATTTTGAGGGCTCCTAGTGGTCCAGAATTGATGCTTGCTTAGCAAGGCAGCATTCGCCTGGAAACATCAGCCTAGAACGACATTGTCTCTCAAAAATATCTAGTGACAACTATCCTTTGTGAGCGCTAGCTGGCTACTCGCAAGTATGATACAAATTTGAGAGCCAGCTCAAGGTCTTGAATGACCTCCTGCGAAGTTTTTAAGTTGGTGAAACTCTGTCCTGGCAAGAGTTGCCTTATATGTGCAGGTGTTTCTCTGATTTATGGAATTCTGTGACATccaacatttaaaaacactttttttttctcttagttgACATGTAGGCGTGGCACTCGGATGTGGTTTAGTGGTAGACATGGCAGTATTAGGTTTACAGTTTGACTCGATGATCTGaaaggttttttccaacctCACTGATTCTGTGACTATACCTCTACAACAGAGGTTGTTTGGCTGTTATAATGGGGACTTCACAGCACTGTCCTTCTTAAGAAGCCCTTCCAGTTCAAAATGTGACAGTTATAGTACCTGTGACACGAATCACGTCGTTCTCTTAGTCCTTTTGCATGTGCAGTCTGCTGTCAAAGCAATTTCTGTTGTTGGTTTTCTCAGAACCTTTTGGAGATTGTGGCCTACCAGACACGCCAGAAGCACCTGCAGGCACTGAAGGAAGGGAAGTACGCTCCCTTGTGCCGCACTGAGCAAGCCTGGAGAAACGAGCAGCAAAAACTCCAGGACCGGCTCCGGGCCATCGATGCCGTTGTCCACCAGATCCAGCAGGAACATCCTCAGCACCAAAGGACTCTCCAGTGGCTCAGACAATGCTTGGAGTCCAGGGTCGGCTCCCAGGAAGCCTGACAGAGACACGGACAAAATACATATAACTCTCTGTTCTTGTTCTTGGAGAGGCTGCAGGCTTTGTAAAtcaataaatataaatgaataaGCATGCGTAGAGGGTAACGTTTATTAAAGAGGTAGcgttgcacatttttttttttgtttctttctacaTTTCCCTGCCCCTGCTGGGGTTTGAGGGGCTTCCCGGGCCCACCCGCCCCGGTGTAGCCTTGACTTCCCGGGACCCCGCTCTCCCACCGGCTTTTCCCTTACGctccaagccccccccccccccccccccgccaacgCTCCAGCCTTCCCGGGGCGGCTCCGGGAAAGGGGAAGGCGCCCGCCCGGGGCCGATCCCGCCCCGCAGTCGGCAGCGTGACgtgggccggggccgccgcgccTGCTGGGAggccgggccggcgggggccatggcggggccggcgggggccATGGCGGGGCCGccgctcgccgccgccgccgcgctgctGGCGCTGCTGGTGCCCGCCGCGGCTcccagccccggggccgccggctGCGAGGTGCCCCCGGGCGGCCGCTTCGACTGCGGCCCCGAGCGGCTGCTGTCGCGGGAGGGCTGCGAGGCGCGGGGCTGCTGCTACGagcccggtcccggtcccggctccggctccggccccgGTCCTCCCTGGTGCTTCTTCCCCCGTGGCTACCGCAGCTACCGGGCGGAGAACCTGACGGCCACCGCCAGCGGTTACACCGCCGGGCTCCGCCGCGTCGCTGCCAGCTTCCTACCGGGGGAGGTGGGCAGCCTGCGGCTGGACGTGGCGATGGAGACCCCCGCCCGCCTGCGCTTCACGGTGCGCCCCCGACCCGGCaccccggtcccggtcccggtcccgctCCCGGCTGACCGCCCCCCTCTCTTGCCCCCGCAGCTGCGGGACCCGGCCCGGCAGCGCTACGAGGTGCCCCTGGCCACGCCGCGGGTGAGCGGCCGAGCCGCCTCCACGCTCTACGGGGTGCGGGTCAACCAGGATCCCTTCGGCCTCGTCGTCTACCGGCAGCGCGGCGGGCAGGTCCTGTAAGTGCCCGTCCTGCCCCGAGCCGGGTGAAGGCCCCCCCTCGCCTTCCCGAAGGGATTCGGTCCGGAAGCGGGACCTGACACCGACCCCAGTGATGTGCGGGATGGGAGCTGGGGTGCGGCAGGGGACGCTGGGGATGGCACCAGGGTGGCTGTCAGTGGCTGCGGGGGCTTTGCTTTGACCCCCTCCGCAATTCGGTGGCTGGGAAGGGAAACAGAAATCCCGGAGCTCAGCCAAAACCTGCTTTTGTTTCACGTGGTGACGAGCATCCGTgtccctccccagggctggtggTCCTCCAGCTCATTGCCTTCCTCTTCCCCGGCTGCTGGGCACCGCCGGGGCTGTTTGCCAGAGTCTCCCTTTCTCTCCGGCAGGCTGAACACCACCGTCGCGCCCCTCTTCTTCGCAGACCAGTTCCTGCAGATCTCCACCTCCTTGCCTTCCCATTTCATTtctgggctgggggagcaccTGACGCCGCTGGTCCTCGACACGGCGTGGACCAGGGTCACCCTCTGGAATCGGGACATGGCGCCTGTGGTACAGAGTGGGGctgaggcagagggagagggctCATCTGTGCTCGCAGGGGCGGCCCCGTGGCCTCTTAGGTCTTGTCCAGGGCTGGGAAAAGGCGTCCGAGCCTCTTGAGCTCTGGGACCTGGCCTCAGCCCTGGGCAAGCCCATGGGACTGTTGTCCCCAGGTCGGGCTTTGTACCCCCTGGGGGTCTGTGCTGCTCAGAAGCCGCTTTCCCCGGCGCGGTCCAGGGCTCTTGCTCGGGGCAGAGCTCTGCCGACTTGGGCAGTGCTTGGGGCTGCGAGCCCTGGGTTTGCACTCCAAGCCGTGACGGTGCTTCTGGGCAGAGGCGAGGGGCAGGCgcctgggtgggtgggtgggtgctgcGCCAGGGTCTCCAGCGGAGTCTTGCCGGCACCGCGCTGTGCTCTGTTCCAGCCCCAGGTCAACCTCTACGGCTCCCACCCTTTCTACCTGGGGATGGAGGACGGTGGTTCGGCCCACGGTGTCTTTCTGCTGAACAGCAACGCAATGGGTGAGTCCCGCGGAGGCACTGGGCACAGGCTTGGCCCCCGTCCCTGTCCTCAGCTTATTCCTCCGGTGCTTGTGCTTCCCCAGACgtgctcctgcagcccagcccggccctgACCTGGCGCACGACGGGTGGGATCCTGGATTTCTACGTTTTCCTGGGGCCTGACCCCAAGAGCGTGGTGCGGCAGTACCTGGATGTCATCGGTAGGGCCGAGCCGTGGGTGGGGGGTACGGGCGCTCCGGGGGTGGCTTTGCCGGGATGCTACGAGCGGCGCGGTAGGGCCGGTGGGGCAgagcggggctgcgggggaACGCGATGCTGGGCTGTCCCTGCGCCTGCCTGGCCAGCACCCACCCTTCCCGGCTTCCAGGGTTCCCCTTCATGCCCCCGTACTGGGGCCTGGGCTTCCACCTCTGCCGCTGGGGTTACTCCTCCACCGACATCACCCGGCAGGTCGTGGCCAACATGACGGCAGCCCGCTTTCCTCTGGTAGGTCTCGGCTGCTCCCCGGAGCCTCTGCCTGGGAGCGGCCATGGGGGGCTGATGGGGAGCCCCCATGGGGCGGGGGTCCCGTGGGAGCGTGCCGgagtccctgctcctccccgAGCACCGGGCGCTGGCATTTGCAGGATGTGCAGTGGAACGACCTGGATTACATGGACGCCAAGAGGGATTTCACCttcaacaagaaaagctttaagGACTACCCGGAGATGGTGCGGGACTTCCATCGCAGCGGCCTGAGGTACATCATGATCGTGGTGAGTGACACCCCCGGCCGTGCCAGGGCTCCCGCACGAGTGGGCTGGCACCGGGGTTTCCGACTGTCCCTGAGGGCGGTGATGGAGCTTCCcctgaggaaggcagaggaggcCGTTCCCTGCCCTTGCTGGTGAAGCCCTGGCTTTGTGCACCACCAGGATCCTGGGATCAGCAGCTCGGGACCTCCCGGCACCTACAAGCCCTACGATGAGGGACTGAAGCGAGGGGTGTTCATCCGAAACGCCACTGGGCAGCCCCTGATTGGGAAGGTGCGTACGGGGAGCAGCCCTGGTCCCCGCGGGAGGGGGCTTGCGTGGGGCCCCGAGAGCTGGAGGGAAACACCCGGGGAATGGCCATGGTGGAAAATGGGAGAATGGCACACGGGGGCTGCGGGGTGCAGTGGGGCCAGGGACAGCGGGGCTTTGCCTGTTGCTGACTCACTCCCGTAGGTCTGGCCGGGTCCGACGGCCTTCCCGGACTTCACCAACCCCGAGACTCACGAGTGGTGGCACGACATGGTGAAGGACTTCCATGACCAAGTGCCCTTTGATGGCATGTGGATTGTGAGTGGCCCCCGCAGAGCTGCCGGCTGCAGCTCActggctcctgccctgcagtTCTGCTGGGCTCCGGCGCGGCAGCGAGGGCATCCcgtcctttccctccccttccatTCCCTCCCCAGGACATGAACGAGCCATCGAACTTCGTGGAGGGCTCCCAGGATGGCTGCCCCAACAACAGCCTGGAGCAGCCCCCCTACGTGCCAGGTACAGGGGGCGAGTACCAGCCTCTGCCTGGGGGTGCGAGGAGCCCCAGGAGGAATCCGGGGATGCTCCGGTCCCAGCCGAGCAGGCTCCGAGCTCACCCTCACCACCGCCCCTCCCGTATAGGTGTGTTTGGAGGACGCCTCCGAGCTGGAACCATCTGTGCCTCCAGCCAGCAGTACCTGTCCTCCCACTACAACCTGCACAGCCTGTACGGGCTGACCGAGGCCATCGCCTCCCACGAGTAAGCCTGGGATTCGTGCCGCAGCTCTTGCTGTCCTAGAGGAGCTGGTGCACATCCCAGGGGATGCCAGAGCCGGGAGAGAGACCCCTCCCCGCACTGCAGCATGGGCAATTTGGGCGTGGGGGGCATTTGGTGGGTGGGCGAGGGTTTGGTTTATACTGCAGTgcgctgcctgctgctgccagcccagcgCTGGA
This region of Buteo buteo chromosome 13, bButBut1.hap1.1, whole genome shotgun sequence genomic DNA includes:
- the GAA gene encoding lysosomal alpha-glucosidase isoform X2; translated protein: MAGPAGAMAGPPLAAAAALLALLVPAAAPSPGAAGCEVPPGGRFDCGPERLLSREGCEARGCCYEPGPGPGSGSGPGPPWCFFPRGYRSYRAENLTATASGYTAGLRRVAASFLPGEVGSLRLDVAMETPARLRFTLRDPARQRYEVPLATPRVSGRAASTLYGVRVNQDPFGLVVYRQRGGQVLLNTTVAPLFFADQFLQISTSLPSHFISGLGEHLTPLVLDTAWTRVTLWNRDMAPVPQVNLYGSHPFYLGMEDGGSAHGVFLLNSNAMDVLLQPSPALTWRTTGGILDFYVFLGPDPKSVVRQYLDVIGFPFMPPYWGLGFHLCRWGYSSTDITRQVVANMTAARFPLDVQWNDLDYMDAKRDFTFNKKSFKDYPEMVRDFHRSGLRYIMIVDPGISSSGPPGTYKPYDEGLKRGVFIRNATGQPLIGKVWPGPTAFPDFTNPETHEWWHDMVKDFHDQVPFDGMWIDMNEPSNFVEGSQDGCPNNSLEQPPYVPGVFGGRLRAGTICASSQQYLSSHYNLHSLYGLTEAIASHDALLRVRGKRPFVISRSTFAGHGRYAGHWTGDVSSDWEQLYYSVPEVLLFNLFGVPLVGADICGFVGDTSEELCVRWTQLGAFYPFMRNHNDHGTRPQEPYAFSPAAQAAMRNALRLRYSLLPFLYTLFHRAHSAGETVARPLFLEFPKDPNTWAVDRQLMWGGGLLITPVLEAGKTKVSGYFPAGTWYSLAGVGAPLPRHGGLRWPHGLHHPQQRAVDPLASSPGHH
- the GAA gene encoding lysosomal alpha-glucosidase isoform X1; the protein is MAGPAGAMAGPPLAAAAALLALLVPAAAPSPGAAGCEVPPGGRFDCGPERLLSREGCEARGCCYEPGPGPGSGSGPGPPWCFFPRGYRSYRAENLTATASGYTAGLRRVAASFLPGEVGSLRLDVAMETPARLRFTLRDPARQRYEVPLATPRVSGRAASTLYGVRVNQDPFGLVVYRQRGGQVLLNTTVAPLFFADQFLQISTSLPSHFISGLGEHLTPLVLDTAWTRVTLWNRDMAPVPQVNLYGSHPFYLGMEDGGSAHGVFLLNSNAMDVLLQPSPALTWRTTGGILDFYVFLGPDPKSVVRQYLDVIGFPFMPPYWGLGFHLCRWGYSSTDITRQVVANMTAARFPLDVQWNDLDYMDAKRDFTFNKKSFKDYPEMVRDFHRSGLRYIMIVDPGISSSGPPGTYKPYDEGLKRGVFIRNATGQPLIGKVWPGPTAFPDFTNPETHEWWHDMVKDFHDQVPFDGMWIDMNEPSNFVEGSQDGCPNNSLEQPPYVPGVFGGRLRAGTICASSQQYLSSHYNLHSLYGLTEAIASHDALLRVRGKRPFVISRSTFAGHGRYAGHWTGDVSSDWEQLYYSVPEVLLFNLFGVPLVGADICGFVGDTSEELCVRWTQLGAFYPFMRNHNDHGTRPQEPYAFSPAAQAAMRNALRLRYSLLPFLYTLFHRAHSAGETVARPLFLEFPKDPNTWAVDRQLMWGGGLLITPVLEAGKTKVSGYFPAGTWYSLAGDSTIHSKGQWILLPAPLDTINVHVRAGHILPLQEPAFSTAESRKKGMALVVALTPDGFARGDLFWDDGESWQTFEKGDYTEILFLATHGAVLSQLLQVGAHLDGVLLEAVTVLGVTSPPRQVLANGALVGDFSYRSDTQVLRVPVSLPMWEQFVITWT